Proteins co-encoded in one Armatimonadota bacterium genomic window:
- the ruvX gene encoding Holliday junction resolvase RuvX codes for MRYMGLDVGDKTIGVALSDELGMVATPLTVIRRSTSVKKDIAEIKKLAEAYQVGIIVVGLPLMLSGTVGAQAEKAKEFVEALKPHVKVPVKLWDERLTTVEVERILIEADQSRESRKAVVDKLAAAVMLQSYLDRKRREVRNSEQS; via the coding sequence ATGCGGTATATGGGTCTAGATGTGGGTGATAAAACAATCGGCGTTGCCTTAAGCGATGAGCTTGGAATGGTGGCAACGCCATTAACTGTAATACGGCGAAGCACAAGCGTTAAGAAAGACATTGCTGAGATTAAAAAGCTGGCTGAAGCTTATCAAGTCGGCATTATCGTCGTTGGATTGCCCCTAATGTTGTCAGGGACGGTTGGAGCCCAGGCAGAAAAGGCTAAGGAGTTTGTCGAAGCACTCAAGCCACATGTCAAAGTTCCAGTCAAGCTTTGGGACGAACGGCTGACTACTGTTGAAGTGGAACGGATACTTATCGAAGCAGACCAGTCGCGTGAAAGTCGCAAGGCGGTTGTCGACAAACTAGCGGCGGCGGTGATGCTTCAATCCTATCTCGATCGTAAAAGGCGCGAGGTCCGTAATAGTGAGCAATCTTAG
- the mltG gene encoding endolytic transglycosylase MltG, translated as MSNLRRVSLLAVFLLAIVALGVLLWLSWGVWTPAGRDRKVMVLIPNGYSTKKIARLLAKSGVIRSSSGFILLALWQHKSESLKPGAYELSPAMTPSKILRKIAAGDVSAKWVTFPEGFTTSQIAERLHAEGLVNMDRFYSLARTRGSDFTTSFPHPGDDLEGYLFPDTYLISIGSSEESIIQEMLDNFGKRIADLMPEIATSGMSLHEIVILASLIEREARISKDRPLISAVLRNRLSKGMHLECDATILYALGRHKSRLFYRDLGIDSPYNTYRYPGLPPGPIANPGLASIKAALHPANVDYLYYVAKRDGSHIFSRTLDEHNRAKQIARGGTGR; from the coding sequence GTGAGCAATCTTAGACGTGTTAGCCTTTTGGCAGTATTCCTTCTAGCAATCGTGGCGTTAGGGGTTTTGCTTTGGCTTAGTTGGGGGGTATGGACGCCAGCAGGTCGCGACCGCAAAGTAATGGTTTTGATACCCAATGGTTACTCTACCAAAAAAATTGCACGTTTGCTAGCAAAATCGGGTGTTATCCGCAGCTCATCTGGTTTTATTCTGCTTGCACTGTGGCAGCATAAAAGCGAAAGCCTCAAACCCGGTGCATACGAGCTAAGCCCTGCCATGACCCCCAGCAAAATTCTCAGGAAAATTGCCGCGGGCGATGTTAGCGCAAAGTGGGTTACGTTTCCAGAAGGGTTCACTACTTCGCAGATTGCCGAGCGTCTTCACGCAGAAGGCTTGGTAAATATGGATAGATTCTATAGCTTAGCACGAACCAGGGGGTCAGATTTTACTACAAGCTTCCCACATCCAGGAGATGACTTAGAGGGCTACTTATTCCCAGATACTTATCTGATTTCCATTGGCAGCTCAGAGGAATCTATAATTCAAGAGATGCTTGATAATTTCGGAAAAAGAATAGCGGATCTGATGCCTGAAATTGCTACAAGCGGCATGAGCCTTCATGAGATTGTTATCTTGGCTTCGCTCATTGAGCGTGAGGCACGCATTTCAAAAGATAGGCCGCTAATATCTGCAGTTCTTCGAAACAGACTTTCGAAAGGGATGCATTTGGAATGCGACGCAACCATTCTCTACGCCCTTGGGAGGCACAAGAGCCGCCTTTTTTATAGAGACCTGGGAATAGATTCCCCTTATAATACTTATAGGTATCCAGGACTCCCGCCTGGTCCGATTGCAAACCCTGGCCTTGCTTCTATCAAAGCAGCACTTCATCCTGCAAATGTGGATTATCTTTATTATGTAGCCAAACGAGATGGCTCGCACATCTTCAGCCGAACTTTAGACGAACACAACCGTGCAAAACAAATTGCGCGTGGAGGGACTGGTAGGTGA
- a CDS encoding YqeG family HAD IIIA-type phosphatase: MNKLLKLFCPDEYLSSVSQIDLQALRNRGFSAILVDLDNTLVPWRKSEVPKETHNWLQKAKEYGFKVCIVSNTRFPNRLKRLAKEMNLPYVNKVLKPRRGGFREALRLLDVEPEHAVVVGDQVFTDILGGERLGLYTILVRPLSKHEFIATIISRFFERMLLRFFERRGMLAIKDGVKPL; the protein is encoded by the coding sequence GTGAATAAGCTCCTTAAGCTTTTTTGCCCTGATGAATATTTATCTTCAGTGAGCCAGATAGACTTACAAGCATTACGAAATCGCGGTTTTTCAGCAATACTTGTTGATTTAGATAATACATTGGTGCCCTGGAGAAAAAGCGAAGTTCCCAAAGAAACTCACAACTGGCTTCAGAAGGCAAAAGAATATGGATTCAAGGTTTGCATAGTCTCGAATACACGTTTTCCCAATCGGCTTAAGCGCCTTGCGAAAGAAATGAATTTGCCATATGTGAATAAGGTATTAAAGCCTCGGCGCGGAGGTTTTAGAGAGGCACTAAGACTTCTTGATGTAGAGCCTGAACATGCAGTTGTAGTAGGTGACCAGGTTTTTACCGATATTTTGGGTGGTGAAAGGCTAGGACTGTATACCATTCTAGTAAGGCCCCTTTCTAAACATGAATTCATAGCAACAATAATCAGCAGGTTTTTCGAGAGAATGCTTTTAAGGTTTTTTGAAAGGCGCGGAATGCTTGCCATCAAAGATGGTGTAAAGCCTTTGTAG
- a CDS encoding shikimate dehydrogenase, which yields MSGETKVVGVFGYPVRHSLSPAMHNAAFKELGLDFVYVPFNVHPDNLEAAVRGIRALQIVGVNVTIPHKESVIRFLDWVSPEAQQISSVNTVHNSEGLLRGYSTDGQGFIESLGQMAAEVVGKKVVVLGAGGSARAIVNALAVRGCQVTVANRTLSRAIEMVEALKAKLGEHPIHTVQIESEEARQAVEEANFLVNCTSVGMFPHTDEQPVPSEWLHEGLLVYDLIYNPMETKLLQAARKVGCKVMNGIKMLVYQGAISFRIWTDLEPPIKAMEEAVVAGLKRMK from the coding sequence TTGAGCGGCGAGACAAAAGTTGTTGGCGTTTTCGGATATCCCGTGCGTCACAGCTTGTCTCCTGCAATGCATAATGCTGCTTTCAAAGAGCTTGGGCTAGACTTTGTCTACGTTCCGTTTAACGTGCACCCTGACAATTTGGAAGCCGCGGTTCGAGGCATCCGCGCGTTACAGATAGTCGGCGTGAATGTGACAATCCCACACAAGGAATCAGTAATTCGATTCCTTGACTGGGTCAGTCCTGAAGCCCAGCAGATATCTTCTGTAAATACGGTGCATAACTCTGAGGGATTACTTAGAGGCTACAGCACAGATGGGCAAGGTTTTATCGAATCGCTGGGTCAAATGGCTGCGGAGGTGGTTGGCAAGAAGGTTGTCGTGTTAGGCGCTGGTGGTTCAGCTAGGGCAATAGTTAATGCCTTGGCTGTTCGAGGTTGCCAAGTGACTGTTGCAAATCGCACGCTTAGTCGAGCAATTGAGATGGTCGAGGCGCTTAAGGCAAAATTGGGTGAGCATCCAATTCACACAGTGCAAATAGAAAGCGAGGAAGCACGGCAGGCAGTGGAAGAAGCGAACTTTCTGGTCAACTGCACTTCTGTCGGGATGTTTCCGCATACCGATGAGCAGCCGGTTCCTTCGGAATGGTTACACGAAGGGCTGTTGGTATACGATTTGATATACAACCCAATGGAAACGAAATTGCTGCAAGCGGCACGCAAGGTTGGATGTAAGGTAATGAATGGTATTAAAATGCTAGTTTATCAAGGAGCGATTTCATTTCGGATATGGACTGATTTGGAGCCGCCAATTAAGGCCATGGAGGAGGCAGTGGTGGCAGGATTGAAGAGAATGAAGTAA
- the tadA gene encoding Flp pilus assembly complex ATPase component TadA, producing MVTMRKDIGDLLLEAQVITPEQLAQAREAQKAAPGDIGQIIMDLGFANEKQVLQARARQLNIPFVDLTTQKIDPAAINVVPENIVRRHKVMPVMKNGNRLTVAMADTNNIMALDDLRSVTRLQIQPALATAQAIEEAIERNYRGGSSDAASATPAATTGAPLGGGIASIQDAIDSYRSREVAEEEDPDAVARVAEEAPIIRAANTIIQQAIQQEASDIHVEPDRRHVRVRYRLDGVLHEEMTLPKYIQAPLISRFKIMAEMNIAERRVPQDGRIAVRANGKDYDLRVSCLPTIYGEKIVCRILDKSSVLIGLNKLGFSPESLARLEELIVQPNGMVLSTGPTGSGKTTTQYSVLHKINSVAKNIITIEDPVEYQLPGISQVQVNVKAGLTFATALRSFLRQDPDIIMVGEMRDLETAEIAVEAALTGHLVLSTLHTNNAPSAVIRMVDMGVEPYLISATVIGVLAQRLARKVCQNCKEPYQVRASELRVLGYPVEDRNEMITLYRGRGCEVCRHTGFKGRIGIFELMCVNDEIAELIVRRAPLADIREAAKANGMKELREDGLDKVLQGITTPEEVKAVVFTAGH from the coding sequence ATGGTAACGATGAGAAAAGATATAGGCGATCTCCTTCTGGAGGCGCAGGTAATAACACCTGAGCAGCTTGCCCAGGCAAGAGAAGCTCAGAAGGCTGCACCTGGGGATATTGGCCAGATAATCATGGATCTTGGGTTTGCAAATGAAAAACAGGTGCTACAGGCTCGTGCACGCCAGCTAAACATACCGTTTGTAGACCTTACCACCCAGAAGATTGACCCTGCTGCTATAAACGTGGTGCCTGAGAATATAGTCAGGCGGCACAAGGTAATGCCAGTCATGAAGAATGGCAATCGCTTGACGGTAGCAATGGCGGATACAAACAACATAATGGCGCTTGACGACTTAAGGTCAGTCACGCGATTGCAGATTCAACCGGCGCTTGCTACTGCTCAAGCGATTGAGGAAGCTATCGAACGCAATTACCGTGGTGGAAGCAGTGACGCCGCAAGTGCTACTCCAGCTGCAACCACAGGTGCTCCACTTGGCGGCGGGATAGCAAGCATTCAAGATGCGATAGACTCATATAGGTCTCGCGAGGTTGCCGAAGAAGAAGACCCCGATGCAGTTGCAAGGGTTGCCGAGGAAGCCCCAATAATCCGGGCAGCCAACACGATCATACAACAGGCCATCCAGCAGGAAGCAAGTGATATCCATGTCGAGCCCGACAGGCGCCATGTGCGTGTGAGATATCGCTTGGATGGCGTTCTGCATGAAGAGATGACGCTCCCAAAATATATTCAAGCACCCTTGATTTCAAGATTTAAAATTATGGCGGAAATGAATATCGCTGAACGAAGGGTGCCTCAAGATGGACGTATTGCCGTTCGGGCAAATGGAAAAGATTATGACCTTCGTGTGAGCTGTTTGCCGACTATATATGGTGAGAAAATCGTCTGCCGAATTCTCGATAAGAGTAGCGTATTGATTGGTTTGAACAAGCTAGGTTTCTCGCCAGAGTCACTTGCAAGGCTTGAAGAATTAATAGTGCAACCTAACGGAATGGTTCTCTCTACGGGTCCAACTGGTAGCGGCAAAACTACAACCCAATATTCTGTCCTTCATAAGATTAACTCAGTAGCAAAGAACATAATCACAATTGAAGACCCTGTAGAGTATCAGCTTCCAGGAATATCACAGGTGCAAGTCAACGTCAAAGCAGGCTTGACCTTTGCAACCGCTCTAAGATCTTTCCTCCGGCAAGACCCCGATATAATTATGGTAGGTGAAATGCGAGACCTTGAAACAGCAGAAATAGCGGTTGAAGCAGCTCTTACAGGTCACCTGGTTCTTTCCACATTGCATACCAACAATGCCCCATCAGCTGTTATCCGAATGGTGGATATGGGGGTTGAGCCATACCTGATATCCGCAACTGTAATTGGTGTTCTGGCGCAAAGGCTTGCTAGAAAAGTCTGCCAGAACTGCAAAGAACCCTACCAAGTGCGTGCGAGCGAGCTTCGAGTGCTGGGTTATCCGGTAGAGGATAGAAATGAGATGATCACACTCTACCGTGGTCGCGGCTGTGAGGTGTGCAGGCATACCGGTTTCAAAGGAAGAATTGGAATCTTCGAACTTATGTGTGTAAATGACGAGATTGCTGAGCTTATCGTACGCAGAGCACCTCTTGCCGACATTCGCGAAGCGGCAAAAGCAAATGGAATGAAAGAACTCCGGGAGGATGGATTAGATAAAGTCCTTCAGGGGATTACCACTCCCGAAGAGGTCAAGGCTGTAGTCTTCACCGCAGGTCATTAA
- a CDS encoding type IV pilus twitching motility protein PilT — translation MQQRPIGKVRPIEEVHIDDLLRLVVERGASDLHLAVGVPPILRIDGQLMPTNYEKLTPTDSQRLVYDILTDEQIQRFEADLQLDFSYSLAKVSRFRVNIFRDKGTVAAAFRVIPTRIPTIRELGLPVILEELSRKPRGLILVTGPTGSGKSTTLAAMVNQINSERSAHIITIEDPIEYLHQHKMSIINQRELGLDVKSFSGALRAALREDPDVILVGEMRDLDTISTAITCAETGHLVLATLHTINAPQTVDRVVDVFPPEQQEQIRFMLSNNLEAVLCQQLLPRAGMPGRVCAMEVMIASPAIRNLIRENKAHQITSVIQTSANLGMQTMDQSLRDLYQRGQITYDEALSRAMNPDEFKTMVATAGRGAPMPGNANGR, via the coding sequence ATGCAACAACGTCCGATTGGTAAAGTACGTCCAATCGAGGAAGTTCATATAGATGACCTTCTTAGATTGGTGGTGGAGCGTGGAGCTTCTGACCTCCACCTAGCAGTAGGGGTGCCACCAATTCTTCGAATCGATGGCCAGCTTATGCCAACTAATTACGAGAAGCTAACACCAACGGACAGTCAGAGGCTAGTGTATGATATTCTAACTGACGAGCAAATTCAGCGGTTCGAAGCCGACCTCCAGCTTGATTTTTCATATTCTTTGGCTAAAGTTTCGCGCTTCAGAGTTAACATCTTTCGCGACAAAGGTACAGTAGCAGCCGCTTTCCGGGTAATCCCCACACGAATTCCTACTATTCGCGAGTTGGGTCTTCCAGTAATACTTGAAGAACTTTCAAGAAAGCCTCGCGGATTGATTCTCGTGACAGGACCGACTGGTTCAGGAAAGTCTACAACCCTGGCGGCGATGGTCAACCAGATAAACTCCGAGAGAAGTGCGCATATCATTACCATTGAAGATCCCATTGAGTATTTGCATCAACATAAAATGAGTATCATTAATCAGCGTGAGCTAGGCCTTGATGTCAAGTCGTTCTCAGGCGCACTTCGAGCTGCTCTTCGCGAAGACCCAGATGTAATCCTCGTTGGCGAAATGCGAGATTTGGACACGATATCAACTGCGATAACATGCGCTGAAACAGGACACCTAGTGCTTGCCACACTACATACAATCAATGCGCCGCAAACAGTTGACCGCGTGGTAGACGTTTTTCCGCCTGAGCAACAAGAGCAAATCCGGTTTATGCTTTCAAATAACTTGGAAGCTGTTCTATGTCAACAGCTATTGCCCAGAGCAGGAATGCCGGGCCGCGTTTGTGCAATGGAGGTAATGATAGCTTCACCGGCTATAAGAAACCTCATTAGAGAAAATAAGGCACACCAGATAACTTCGGTTATACAAACGAGTGCTAATCTTGGGATGCAGACAATGGACCAATCGCTAAGAGACTTATATCAACGCGGCCAAATAACGTATGACGAAGCTCTATCACGAGCGATGAACCCTGATGAATTCAAAACAATGGTAGCCACAGCCGGACGTGGCGCCCCCATGCCTGGGAACGCTAATGGAAGATAG
- a CDS encoding type II secretion system F family protein — protein sequence MATFAYTIRDATGTIRQGISEGESEAAVARSLQERGYTVMKVQRTKASKPKSAGMGFGRVKLTDLAIFCRQFSTMIDAGVSLVRCLSVLAEQTQSPKLRRIIADIEAQVQGGETLSKAMSKYPNVFSNLFIGLVRAGEVGGALEESLQRLSTFLEKDLELRRKVKSAMTYPTIVVVVALIIVIGLVTFVLPKFMDLFKDLGVKEMPITTLMLMNFSHFLTTKWYIMLGCLLAFFAAFRLFVKTRVGRRIYDRIKLKAPVFGKLNHKICLSRFSRTLATLLISGVPILQAMETVAGTVANEIIGDAILEARSRIREGDRIGEPLQKSKMFPPMVVQMISIGEESGALDQMLGKIADFYENEVDAALQSLTASIEPVMIVFLGGAVGFIVISMFMPLITVIGNLSQGGGE from the coding sequence ATGGCAACCTTCGCATACACAATCAGAGACGCAACAGGCACAATACGACAAGGGATATCGGAAGGTGAAAGCGAGGCAGCGGTAGCACGGTCGCTTCAAGAGCGCGGCTATACCGTTATGAAGGTCCAACGGACAAAAGCTTCCAAACCTAAATCCGCTGGGATGGGATTTGGGCGCGTGAAGCTTACCGACCTTGCTATCTTTTGCCGTCAATTTTCAACAATGATTGATGCAGGTGTTTCACTCGTAAGGTGTCTTTCAGTTCTCGCGGAACAAACGCAAAGTCCTAAATTGCGGCGAATCATTGCTGATATTGAAGCCCAGGTTCAGGGTGGAGAAACGCTTTCAAAAGCAATGTCCAAATATCCTAATGTTTTCAGCAATCTATTCATCGGTTTGGTTCGAGCTGGCGAAGTTGGCGGTGCGCTTGAAGAAAGCCTTCAGAGGTTATCTACCTTCTTAGAAAAAGATTTGGAACTCCGCCGCAAAGTTAAATCCGCAATGACATATCCGACAATTGTCGTGGTTGTTGCACTTATAATTGTCATTGGCTTGGTCACGTTTGTGCTTCCGAAGTTTATGGATCTGTTTAAAGACCTCGGCGTTAAAGAAATGCCAATCACGACGCTAATGCTTATGAATTTCAGCCATTTTCTGACAACAAAATGGTATATTATGCTGGGTTGCCTTCTCGCTTTTTTCGCGGCCTTTCGCCTTTTTGTCAAAACCAGAGTTGGACGTCGAATTTACGACCGAATAAAGCTTAAGGCGCCGGTATTCGGAAAGCTAAATCACAAAATATGCCTCTCGCGATTTTCCCGCACACTAGCAACGCTTCTGATAAGCGGCGTGCCGATACTTCAGGCTATGGAAACCGTCGCAGGAACAGTGGCAAATGAAATCATCGGCGATGCGATTCTAGAGGCGAGATCGAGAATTCGCGAAGGCGATAGGATTGGCGAACCTCTTCAAAAAAGCAAAATGTTCCCGCCTATGGTAGTCCAAATGATAAGCATCGGCGAGGAGTCCGGTGCGCTGGACCAAATGCTTGGAAAGATCGCGGACTTCTATGAAAATGAAGTGGATGCCGCGCTCCAAAGCCTTACGGCTTCCATCGAACCTGTAATGATTGTATTTTTAGGTGGTGCTGTAGGTTTCATAGTCATCTCAATGTTTATGCCGCTTATCACAGTTATTGGCAATCTTTCCCAAGGTGGCGGCGAGTAG
- a CDS encoding prepilin peptidase, whose translation MPEWLGAAIAFIYGTVVGSFLNVCIWRMPRDESIIRPGSRCPSCKTLLRAWDLVPLVSFLIQNRRCRYCGEPISWRYFLVELLTGGYFAVTYIWFGYSVNFFAHALFGAALIAVFFIDLEHWIIPDQLSLFGIVVGLVHDGIELAIGGRQPYRIPIPGTDLLLPVPQSIAAIVICGGFFMAIAVISYYVFKKEGMGGGDIKLAAAIGANLGIWPSMVSFLIAVALGSLIGIGLVLAGKKTRKDYVPFGPMMVAGAIIAIFFGQRILDSYLVFSGLGN comes from the coding sequence ATGCCCGAATGGCTCGGTGCAGCGATTGCATTCATATATGGGACGGTGGTCGGCAGTTTTCTCAATGTATGTATCTGGCGTATGCCGAGGGATGAGTCAATCATCCGGCCAGGTTCCCGTTGTCCATCTTGTAAAACACTCCTCCGTGCATGGGATCTGGTCCCCTTGGTAAGTTTCTTGATTCAAAATAGACGCTGCCGTTATTGTGGCGAGCCAATTAGTTGGCGGTATTTCTTGGTTGAATTATTGACTGGAGGATATTTCGCAGTAACATATATCTGGTTCGGATACAGCGTGAACTTCTTTGCGCATGCGCTTTTTGGAGCTGCACTAATCGCAGTTTTTTTTATAGACTTAGAACATTGGATTATACCGGACCAGCTAAGCCTTTTTGGGATAGTAGTTGGTTTGGTACATGATGGAATCGAATTGGCAATAGGGGGTCGGCAACCATATAGGATTCCAATACCAGGTACAGATTTGCTGTTGCCTGTGCCACAATCAATAGCAGCAATCGTAATCTGCGGCGGATTTTTCATGGCAATCGCCGTTATCAGCTATTATGTATTCAAGAAAGAAGGGATGGGCGGCGGCGATATTAAGCTAGCAGCAGCGATAGGCGCAAACTTAGGAATATGGCCTTCGATGGTATCATTCCTGATTGCGGTGGCGCTGGGCAGCTTGATTGGCATTGGCTTGGTTTTGGCAGGCAAAAAAACAAGAAAAGACTATGTTCCTTTTGGGCCAATGATGGTTGCCGGTGCGATAATAGCAATATTTTTTGGCCAGCGAATACTGGATTCATATCTAGTTTTTAGTGGACTTGGCAACTAG
- a CDS encoding prepilin-type N-terminal cleavage/methylation domain-containing protein: protein MLLKKHGGFTIIELLTVISIMGVLAALIFPVVASSRESAKKAQCTSNLHQMWTALKQFQMDEHRYPDFIAGPAYRENGAIVPLNKTSGMDATGRAVSLYPEYIKEASALNCPKSVVNGEGAEYKQTDVAPDPLGRTWYETNTTDPNNPEPQPVFLYKYSSYDYQCPRPLGWKPEAHYSIEWPLDDDDDKLQENIVKQLKWRNPPAETVVAWCSYHRDVTRTGVRPNSKDLVLFLDGHVKQLPSSLAIDWKNAWRNFKQ, encoded by the coding sequence ATGCTACTAAAAAAACATGGCGGTTTTACAATTATAGAACTTTTGACAGTTATTAGTATCATGGGCGTGCTAGCGGCCTTAATCTTTCCAGTCGTAGCTTCTTCACGCGAAAGTGCGAAGAAAGCTCAGTGCACGAGCAATCTTCACCAAATGTGGACCGCTCTAAAGCAATTTCAAATGGACGAACACCGATATCCAGATTTTATTGCAGGTCCGGCGTATAGGGAGAATGGAGCAATTGTACCGCTAAATAAGACTTCTGGCATGGATGCAACCGGCCGTGCTGTGTCGCTATACCCCGAATACATAAAAGAGGCTAGTGCTCTAAATTGTCCAAAATCTGTTGTCAACGGAGAGGGCGCGGAATATAAGCAAACGGACGTAGCCCCAGACCCATTAGGCAGAACGTGGTATGAGACCAACACAACAGACCCCAATAACCCAGAGCCACAGCCAGTTTTTCTATATAAATACTCCAGTTACGATTACCAGTGCCCAAGACCGCTTGGATGGAAACCCGAGGCGCATTATTCCATTGAGTGGCCGCTAGATGATGATGATGACAAGCTACAAGAAAATATAGTAAAACAATTAAAATGGCGGAACCCGCCTGCAGAGACAGTCGTTGCTTGGTGTTCCTACCACAGGGATGTCACACGAACAGGAGTTAGGCCCAACAGCAAAGATTTAGTGCTGTTCTTGGATGGACATGTAAAACAACTGCCATCTTCATTGGCAATTGATTGGAAAAACGCCTGGAGGAACTTCAAACAATAG